In Candidatus Kaistella beijingensis, a genomic segment contains:
- a CDS encoding alpha/beta hydrolase-fold protein: protein MPRIEHTDYYSHLLGMSLQVEVTGHYGYPIVMFPTSQGQYTQNHDFKLNESINYFIDKGKVKLYNIQTIDKFSFYDNNISPEQRIRNYELYVQFLIQEFIPYLQKLHSEHRVAVAGASFGGYHAANFAFRFPDVVSHMFCLSGAFSIRNFMDGFSNELVYFNCPREFVRNDEAWKYKHMHIVLSTSDQDICLNQTREMAGILASKGINHWYDEQKWISHDWPLWRMVFPMFIGRFFG from the coding sequence ATGCCACGAATTGAGCACACCGATTATTATTCGCACCTATTGGGAATGAGCCTGCAAGTGGAAGTTACCGGACATTACGGTTATCCGATTGTGATGTTTCCAACTTCGCAGGGACAGTACACCCAAAACCACGACTTCAAATTGAATGAAAGCATCAATTACTTTATCGACAAAGGTAAAGTGAAATTGTACAACATTCAAACTATTGATAAATTTAGCTTTTACGACAACAACATCAGTCCTGAACAAAGAATTAGAAATTACGAACTCTATGTGCAGTTTTTGATTCAGGAATTTATTCCGTATCTACAAAAATTACATTCGGAACATCGAGTTGCGGTTGCAGGAGCGAGTTTTGGGGGTTATCATGCAGCAAATTTCGCATTCCGTTTTCCTGATGTGGTTTCTCACATGTTCTGTCTTTCGGGCGCTTTTTCAATCAGGAATTTTATGGATGGTTTCAGCAATGAGCTTGTTTATTTTAACTGTCCAAGAGAATTTGTAAGAAATGACGAAGCTTGGAAATACAAGCACATGCACATTGTTTTGAGCACTTCCGACCAAGATATCTGTTTGAACCAAACCCGTGAAATGGCAGGGATTTTAGCCTCAAAAGGAATCAATCATTGGTACGACGAACAGAAGTGGATTTCCCACGATTGGCCGCTTTGGAGAATGGTGTTCCCGATGTTTATAGGACGATTTTTCGGATAA
- a CDS encoding ATP-grasp domain-containing protein, producing the protein MAKKVGILFGMEDTFPWEFIKKVNELGNGEVIAEPVMIDKLEQGADYGYAVIIDRISQDVPFYRAYLKNAAVNGTYVINNPFWWSADEKFFNNALMTKLGIPLPKTVLLPSNDRPTNTTETSFRNLKFPHDWDYIFNYIGFPAYMKPHDGGGWRNVYRVENAEDLWNKLGETEQLVMMVQEEIVFEDYYRVYCLGKKYVHIMPYEPRNPHHLRYATTHKTEGKAREKLLKTIHDYTIKMNEALGYDFNTVEFAVRDGIPYAIDFCNPAPDADRNSVGEENFQWIIEHAAKLAIEKAKEFEPGKPNISWGNFVKDSIK; encoded by the coding sequence ATGGCAAAGAAAGTAGGAATTTTATTCGGAATGGAAGACACTTTTCCGTGGGAATTCATTAAAAAAGTTAACGAATTGGGTAACGGCGAAGTAATCGCAGAACCCGTAATGATTGATAAATTAGAGCAAGGTGCAGATTATGGTTACGCCGTAATCATCGACCGAATTTCGCAGGATGTTCCTTTCTACAGAGCGTACTTGAAAAATGCAGCAGTAAATGGAACTTACGTCATCAACAATCCATTTTGGTGGAGCGCGGATGAAAAGTTTTTCAACAATGCATTAATGACGAAATTGGGAATTCCATTACCGAAAACAGTTTTGCTTCCTTCAAACGACCGACCGACAAACACGACGGAAACTTCTTTTAGAAACTTGAAATTCCCGCATGATTGGGATTATATTTTCAACTACATCGGATTTCCTGCATACATGAAACCTCATGACGGCGGCGGTTGGAGAAACGTTTACCGCGTGGAAAATGCAGAAGATTTGTGGAATAAATTAGGCGAAACCGAACAATTGGTAATGATGGTTCAGGAAGAAATTGTGTTCGAAGATTATTACAGAGTATATTGTCTTGGTAAAAAATACGTTCACATCATGCCGTATGAACCGAGGAATCCACATCATTTGAGATATGCAACCACTCATAAAACCGAAGGTAAAGCAAGAGAAAAGTTATTGAAAACCATCCACGATTATACTATCAAAATGAATGAAGCATTGGGTTACGATTTCAACACGGTAGAATTTGCGGTGAGAGACGGAATTCCTTATGCCATCGATTTCTGTAATCCTGCGCCTGATGCAGACAGAAATTCTGTGGGAGAAGAAAATTTCCAATGGATTATTGAACATGCCGCAAAATTGGCGATTGAAAAAGCAAAAGAATTCGAACCAGGAAAACCAAATATTTCTTGGGGAAATTTTGTGAAAGATTCCATCAAATAA
- a CDS encoding carboxylate-amine ligase, which produces MHKFTIGVEEEYQIIDVESRDLVSHVSKIIEGGKATLKENLKHEMHESVIEMETGICQNIKQAKAELTDLRKRLIRIAHDNNLRVSGGGTHPFSRWQDNQITKADRYDKIVSDLGDVARSNLIFGLHVHIGIPDREEGVRIQNVMRYFLPHVYALSTNSPFWIGRNTGFKSYRQEVFVKFPRTGIPSYFSSAAEFDAYINLMIKTGTIDNAKKIWWDLRVHPFYPTIEFRICDMPLRIDETVCLAAIMQCLVAKIYKLHQQNLSFRSYRRLLLNENKWRASKDGINACLIDFGKETSVPYVDLLKELLEFIDDVVDDLDCRDEVEYAWEIMKNGTGADRQLKVFEETGDLKAVVDYMISETEHGIVAKHDEDDLKFHVDT; this is translated from the coding sequence ATGCACAAGTTCACCATCGGCGTTGAGGAAGAATATCAAATCATTGATGTTGAAAGCCGCGATCTGGTTTCCCACGTCTCCAAAATCATTGAGGGCGGAAAAGCCACCTTAAAGGAAAATTTAAAGCACGAAATGCACGAATCCGTCATCGAAATGGAAACGGGTATTTGTCAGAACATCAAACAGGCAAAAGCTGAATTAACCGACCTTCGCAAGAGACTCATCAGAATTGCGCACGACAATAATCTGCGTGTTTCAGGCGGTGGTACGCATCCTTTTTCAAGGTGGCAGGATAATCAGATTACAAAAGCCGACCGTTACGACAAAATCGTGAGTGATTTGGGTGATGTTGCCCGTTCCAACTTAATTTTCGGACTCCACGTACACATCGGAATTCCTGACCGCGAAGAAGGCGTAAGAATCCAAAATGTGATGCGTTATTTTTTGCCGCATGTTTACGCACTTTCCACCAACTCCCCTTTTTGGATTGGCAGAAATACCGGATTTAAATCGTATCGACAGGAAGTTTTCGTAAAATTTCCAAGAACGGGAATTCCAAGTTATTTTAGTTCCGCAGCGGAATTTGATGCCTACATCAATTTAATGATTAAAACAGGAACCATCGATAACGCCAAGAAAATTTGGTGGGATTTAAGAGTTCACCCGTTTTATCCAACGATTGAATTCAGGATTTGTGATATGCCGTTGAGAATTGATGAAACCGTGTGTCTTGCTGCGATTATGCAGTGTTTGGTGGCGAAAATCTATAAACTTCATCAGCAGAATTTAAGTTTCAGAAGTTACCGAAGACTTTTGCTGAATGAAAATAAATGGCGTGCATCCAAAGATGGTATCAATGCATGTCTCATTGATTTTGGGAAAGAAACAAGTGTTCCTTACGTAGATTTATTGAAAGAATTACTTGAATTCATCGATGATGTTGTGGATGATTTAGATTGCCGAGATGAAGTAGAATATGCTTGGGAAATTATGAAAAACGGAACCGGTGCTGACCGACAATTAAAAGTTTTTGAGGAAACAGGCGATTTAAAAGCTGTTGTGGATTACATGATTTCCGAAACTGAACACGGTATTGTTGCAAAGCATGATGAGGACGATTTGAAATTTCATGTGGACACGTAA
- a CDS encoding type 1 glutamine amidotransferase → MKIIKLALLDMNNNRANQGMRNIREISQAFKENAGETVEIEIFDVRYKNEIPKVEDFDIFISSGGPGNPHREGYEWEQKFADFLNQLWEHNINSDQKKFAFLICHSFQLASIHWSLGNICKRKSYSFGVMPIHKTEDGANDFLLKNLPEPFYAVDSRAYQFIEPNYKKLDEMGIKIVALEKVRPHIHLERAVMAIRFSDEIFGTQFHPEADPKGMLENLKDDKNREAMIESFGTEKYLETLDRMDDPDKIVLTQAQILPRFLRNAAEQIMREYEMA, encoded by the coding sequence ATGAAGATAATAAAACTCGCCTTGCTCGACATGAATAACAATCGGGCAAACCAAGGAATGAGGAATATACGGGAAATTTCGCAGGCTTTCAAAGAAAATGCAGGCGAAACGGTGGAGATTGAAATTTTCGACGTTCGCTATAAAAACGAAATTCCAAAAGTAGAGGATTTTGATATTTTTATTTCTTCGGGCGGTCCCGGAAATCCACACCGTGAAGGTTACGAATGGGAACAAAAATTTGCCGATTTCCTAAACCAACTTTGGGAACACAATATAAATTCGGACCAAAAGAAATTTGCTTTTTTGATTTGTCATTCATTTCAGTTAGCGAGCATTCATTGGAGTTTGGGGAACATTTGTAAGAGAAAGTCCTACTCTTTTGGCGTGATGCCGATTCATAAAACCGAGGATGGCGCAAATGATTTTCTGTTGAAAAATTTGCCGGAACCTTTCTATGCAGTGGATTCAAGAGCTTACCAATTCATTGAACCTAACTACAAAAAGTTGGATGAAATGGGAATAAAAATCGTGGCGTTGGAAAAAGTTCGTCCGCACATTCACTTGGAAAGAGCGGTGATGGCGATTCGTTTTTCGGACGAGATTTTCGGAACGCAATTTCATCCGGAAGCAGATCCAAAAGGAATGTTAGAAAACTTGAAAGACGACAAAAACCGTGAAGCCATGATTGAAAGCTTCGGTACTGAGAAATATTTGGAAACTTTGGACAGAATGGATGATCCCGATAAAATTGTTCTCACTCAAGCACAGATTCTGCCAAGATTTTTACGAAATGCGGCTGAACAAATTATGAGAGAATATGAAATGGCTTGA
- the ppdK gene encoding pyruvate, phosphate dikinase, whose protein sequence is MATKAKAEKYVYSFGGGKADGNESMKNLLGGKGANLAEMAGHKNLKLPVPPGFTVTTEVCTYFYDHKRTYPKDLEKQIKDALAEVEKLMGKKFGDVKDPLLMSVRSGARRSMPGMMDTVLNIGLNDETVKGLIEVSGDARFAYDAYRRLVMMYADVVVEKAGGMEPAKGKGIRKLMDERLEEMKKKKGVELDTELSADDLKKLVKEFKELTKKHLKVEFPENPWDQLMGGVGAVFASWNGKRAIEYRRIERIPDDWGTAVNVQAMVFGNMGEDSCTGVAFTRNPGNGDDHFYGEYLINAQGEDVVAGIRTPAPINETSKNDHSKDLLTLEKFMPKQYKELDEYQQKLEKHYKDMQDIEFTIEKGKLFMLQCRVGKRNGVAAVKMAADMFKEKLIDADTAVMRVGPNQLVELLLPMIDPAEEKRNKPIAKGLPAGPGGAVGKVVFSSEEAVKWGLKGEKVILVREETSPEDVDGMHKSQAILTTKGGMTSHAALVARGWGKCCIVGCNDIEIHEHEKYFVTKDGKKIHEGEWLTLNGTKGVAYEGVLELSNVDLNKNTSYQTLMKLVDKAKILGVRTNADTPKDAEQANYFGAEGIGLFRTEHMFYGEGSEKPLFLLRKMIMSTTVKERKAALNELFKYVKKDIKATLEVMHGNPVTIRLLDPPLHEFVPHDKEKLQELAKELGVRMSVLNRRILALHENNPMLGHRGVRLGVSYPEITEMQVRAILEAAGELQKEGKKAFPEIMIPVVMGRHELTHQKNIVDKVYAETLEKLGLKNIPYLYGTMIETPRAALKGDSMAMVADFFSFGTNDLTQMSFGFSRDDIGGFLPKYLDLKLLPDDPFVSIDQTGVGELVRIGVEKGRGIKNKLKVGICGEHGGDPESVKFCHRLGLNYVSCSPFRVPIARLAAAQAAIEDK, encoded by the coding sequence ATGGCTACAAAAGCAAAAGCAGAGAAGTATGTCTATTCCTTCGGCGGAGGAAAAGCGGATGGAAATGAATCAATGAAAAATCTTCTCGGCGGAAAAGGAGCGAATCTCGCAGAAATGGCAGGACACAAAAATTTAAAACTTCCTGTTCCTCCAGGATTTACCGTAACTACGGAAGTTTGTACTTACTTCTACGATCACAAAAGAACTTATCCTAAAGATTTAGAAAAACAAATAAAAGACGCCCTTGCCGAAGTTGAAAAACTCATGGGCAAAAAATTCGGCGATGTGAAAGATCCCTTGTTGATGTCGGTTCGTTCCGGAGCCAGACGTTCAATGCCGGGAATGATGGACACTGTTTTAAATATTGGTTTGAATGATGAAACTGTAAAAGGTTTAATCGAAGTTTCCGGTGATGCAAGATTTGCTTACGACGCTTACCGAAGATTGGTGATGATGTATGCAGACGTAGTTGTGGAAAAAGCGGGTGGAATGGAACCTGCAAAAGGTAAAGGAATCCGCAAATTGATGGACGAACGTTTGGAGGAAATGAAAAAGAAAAAAGGCGTTGAATTGGACACCGAACTTTCTGCCGATGATTTGAAAAAACTGGTAAAAGAATTTAAAGAATTAACCAAAAAACATTTAAAAGTTGAATTTCCTGAAAATCCTTGGGATCAATTGATGGGCGGAGTCGGAGCAGTTTTCGCTTCTTGGAACGGAAAACGTGCAATCGAATATCGTAGAATTGAGAGAATTCCTGATGATTGGGGAACTGCGGTAAACGTTCAGGCAATGGTTTTCGGAAACATGGGTGAAGATTCCTGTACCGGAGTTGCGTTCACTAGAAATCCCGGAAACGGTGATGACCATTTTTATGGTGAATATTTGATTAATGCGCAAGGTGAAGACGTTGTGGCGGGAATCAGAACGCCGGCTCCGATTAATGAAACTTCCAAAAACGACCATTCAAAAGATTTGCTGACTTTGGAAAAATTCATGCCGAAACAATATAAAGAACTCGACGAATATCAGCAGAAATTGGAGAAACATTACAAAGACATGCAGGATATTGAGTTCACCATTGAAAAAGGGAAACTCTTTATGTTGCAGTGCAGAGTCGGAAAACGAAACGGAGTTGCTGCGGTAAAAATGGCTGCAGATATGTTCAAAGAAAAATTAATTGACGCCGATACTGCGGTGATGAGAGTGGGTCCCAATCAGTTGGTAGAACTCCTTTTACCAATGATTGATCCCGCAGAAGAGAAACGAAATAAACCGATTGCAAAAGGTCTTCCTGCAGGTCCAGGCGGAGCCGTTGGAAAAGTGGTTTTTTCATCAGAAGAAGCCGTAAAATGGGGATTGAAAGGTGAAAAAGTTATTTTAGTGCGTGAAGAAACTTCGCCGGAAGATGTGGACGGAATGCACAAATCTCAAGCGATTTTAACCACAAAAGGTGGAATGACTTCTCACGCCGCACTTGTTGCGAGAGGTTGGGGAAAATGCTGTATCGTTGGTTGTAATGATATTGAAATTCACGAACACGAAAAATATTTTGTGACCAAAGACGGCAAAAAAATCCACGAAGGAGAATGGCTGACTTTGAACGGAACAAAAGGTGTCGCTTATGAAGGCGTTCTGGAACTCTCGAATGTGGATTTAAACAAAAACACTTCTTACCAAACCTTGATGAAATTGGTTGATAAAGCCAAAATTTTAGGCGTAAGAACCAATGCAGATACTCCGAAAGATGCGGAACAGGCCAATTATTTTGGCGCAGAAGGAATTGGATTATTTAGAACAGAGCACATGTTCTACGGTGAAGGAAGCGAAAAACCATTATTTCTATTGAGAAAAATGATTATGAGCACCACTGTAAAAGAACGTAAAGCCGCACTGAACGAACTTTTCAAATATGTGAAAAAAGACATCAAGGCGACTTTGGAAGTGATGCACGGAAACCCGGTAACAATCAGACTTCTTGACCCGCCTTTACACGAATTTGTTCCGCACGATAAAGAAAAATTGCAGGAATTGGCGAAAGAATTAGGCGTAAGAATGAGTGTTTTGAACCGAAGAATTCTCGCCCTTCACGAAAATAATCCAATGTTGGGACACCGTGGAGTTCGTCTCGGAGTTTCCTATCCTGAAATTACCGAAATGCAGGTTCGAGCGATTTTGGAAGCAGCAGGAGAGTTGCAAAAAGAGGGCAAAAAAGCATTTCCGGAAATCATGATTCCTGTGGTAATGGGACGTCACGAATTGACTCACCAAAAAAATATCGTAGATAAAGTTTATGCGGAAACTTTGGAAAAATTAGGTTTGAAAAACATTCCATATTTATACGGAACCATGATTGAAACTCCGAGAGCCGCATTGAAAGGCGATTCTATGGCGATGGTTGCAGATTTCTTCAGTTTCGGTACGAATGACTTGACCCAGATGTCTTTCGGTTTCTCAAGAGACGATATCGGTGGATTCTTGCCAAAATATTTGGACTTGAAATTATTGCCAGATGATCCATTCGTTTCCATCGACCAAACTGGAGTGGGAGAGTTGGTGAGAATCGGTGTAGAAAAAGGTAGAGGAATTAAAAATAAATTGAAAGTTGGAATCTGCGGCGAACATGGCGGTGATCCAGAATCCGTGAAATTCTGTCATAGATTAGGTTTGAATTATGTCTCTTGTTCTCCTTTCCGAGTTCCAATTGCGAGATTGGCTGCTGCACAAGCGGCGATTGAGGATAAATAA
- a CDS encoding 3-oxoacyl-ACP synthase III family protein, producing MIKSIIKGIGHYVPENIVTNDDLSKLMTTNDEWITERTGIKERHHRKNRNDSEETTAYLGFKASEIAIKNAGLSAKDIDYIIFATLSPDYYFPGCGVLLQEMLGCDTIGALDVRNQCSGFVYAMSVANAFIKSKTYKNILVVGAEVHSFGLDFSDAGRGVSVIFGDGAGAIVLSATEDENAGDILAFNMHSEGKYADELCTKFPGSKYGWSDRMRLEPENVTDEEVYPIMNGNFVFKHAVTRFPETMEEALKSAGKNVEDLDMFIPHQANLRIAQYVQQKFGLPNEKVFNNIQKYGNTTAASIPIALSEAIEEGKIKRGDLVLLSAFGSGFTWGSVLFEY from the coding sequence ATGATTAAAAGTATCATTAAAGGAATCGGCCATTACGTTCCTGAAAATATTGTAACCAACGACGACCTGTCGAAACTGATGACCACCAACGACGAATGGATTACCGAAAGAACAGGAATCAAAGAACGTCACCACAGAAAAAACAGGAATGATTCCGAAGAAACCACCGCTTATTTGGGTTTCAAAGCATCGGAAATCGCCATCAAAAATGCAGGATTGTCAGCAAAAGATATCGACTATATTATTTTCGCCACGCTTTCTCCCGATTATTATTTCCCGGGTTGTGGAGTGCTTTTGCAGGAAATGTTGGGTTGTGATACAATCGGAGCGCTTGACGTGAGAAATCAATGTTCGGGATTTGTGTATGCGATGAGTGTTGCAAACGCTTTCATCAAATCGAAAACCTATAAAAATATTTTGGTAGTGGGTGCAGAAGTTCATTCTTTCGGGCTTGATTTTTCTGATGCAGGAAGAGGCGTTTCCGTAATTTTCGGTGATGGAGCAGGAGCGATTGTACTCTCGGCAACGGAAGATGAAAATGCGGGTGATATTTTAGCTTTCAATATGCATTCCGAAGGAAAATATGCCGATGAACTTTGCACTAAATTTCCCGGTTCAAAATACGGATGGAGCGACAGAATGCGTTTGGAACCTGAAAACGTGACCGACGAGGAAGTTTATCCAATCATGAACGGAAACTTCGTCTTCAAACATGCCGTTACAAGATTCCCTGAAACAATGGAAGAAGCTTTAAAATCTGCCGGAAAAAACGTTGAAGATTTGGATATGTTCATTCCACATCAAGCGAATTTGAGGATTGCACAGTATGTTCAGCAAAAGTTTGGTTTACCCAATGAAAAAGTGTTCAACAACATTCAAAAATATGGAAACACCACCGCTGCTTCTATTCCAATTGCTTTGTCCGAAGCGATTGAGGAAGGAAAAATAAAGCGTGGAGATTTGGTTTTGCTTTCGGCTTTTGGGAGTGGTTTTACTTGGGGAAGCGTTTTGTTTGAGTATTAA
- a CDS encoding magnesium transporter CorA family protein, producing the protein MPIEIIYRNDHCEWIDVEAPTEEDLQFLHQRYEINLLLLEDTIDPNHLPKFEEDGNVKFFLMRENTELERQNLNTISDISTKLGVFIINGIIITTHRMKNRSIYELKKEIFLPENKEITPDKIALNLALKVMKSYDDESQNLMETMDNVENEIFLKNTNNTVQIRRLYKLKRKSGLNTRILNISTVWVDKFKILNLEEAAVTDLTDKYKDVIADFEHLNAQITNLISMYLALSDQKANQVMKVLAIYSMYFFPITFIAGIYGMNFDNMPELHQKYGYFFTLGLMAFIALLTFIYVRRKKW; encoded by the coding sequence ATGCCGATAGAAATTATTTACCGAAACGATCATTGCGAATGGATTGACGTGGAAGCTCCCACGGAAGAAGACCTGCAGTTTCTTCATCAAAGATATGAAATCAACCTTCTTTTGCTGGAAGACACAATCGACCCAAATCACCTCCCAAAATTTGAGGAGGACGGAAATGTGAAATTTTTCCTGATGCGTGAAAACACAGAACTAGAGCGGCAAAATCTCAACACCATCAGTGACATCAGTACAAAACTCGGAGTTTTCATTATCAACGGTATCATCATCACGACACACCGAATGAAAAACCGCAGTATCTATGAGCTGAAAAAAGAAATATTTTTACCCGAGAATAAAGAAATCACGCCCGACAAAATTGCCCTGAATCTTGCTTTAAAAGTGATGAAATCCTATGACGACGAATCACAAAATTTGATGGAAACGATGGACAATGTAGAAAATGAAATTTTCCTAAAAAACACCAACAATACGGTTCAAATAAGGCGTCTTTACAAACTGAAAAGAAAATCTGGATTGAACACGAGAATATTGAACATCTCCACAGTTTGGGTGGATAAATTCAAAATTCTAAACCTGGAAGAAGCTGCTGTAACGGATTTGACAGATAAGTATAAGGATGTAATCGCAGATTTCGAGCATTTGAACGCGCAGATTACCAACTTAATTTCGATGTATCTTGCCTTGAGCGACCAAAAAGCGAATCAGGTAATGAAAGTTCTTGCGATTTACTCCATGTATTTTTTCCCGATCACTTTTATTGCGGGGATTTACGGAATGAATTTCGACAATATGCCCGAACTTCACCAAAAATATGGCTATTTCTTCACCTTGGGATTAATGGCATTTATTGCGCTGCTTACTTTCATCTATGTTAGAAGGAAGAAATGGTAG
- a CDS encoding ferritin-like domain-containing protein has translation MATKTTKKGKVKPKADAADQLKDFMIDGLKDLYWAEKALVKNLPKMHKNATSKNLKAAIAGHLEETKGQVKRLEDAFKALKLKPEAVKCDAMDGLLKEAEGILEETEPGAVRDAAIIAAAQKVEHYEIASYGTMATYAKLLGQKEVLKLLLETLKQEKTCDKDLTKLAKTEINLKAK, from the coding sequence ATGGCAACGAAAACAACTAAAAAAGGTAAGGTAAAACCTAAAGCTGATGCAGCGGATCAGCTTAAAGACTTTATGATTGATGGTTTGAAAGATTTATACTGGGCTGAAAAAGCATTGGTAAAAAATCTCCCGAAAATGCACAAAAATGCAACATCCAAAAATCTAAAAGCTGCCATTGCAGGCCATTTGGAAGAAACCAAAGGTCAGGTAAAAAGACTGGAAGATGCCTTCAAAGCATTGAAATTGAAACCCGAAGCCGTGAAATGTGACGCGATGGACGGACTTTTGAAAGAAGCTGAAGGAATTTTGGAAGAAACCGAACCTGGTGCAGTTCGCGATGCCGCAATTATAGCGGCAGCACAAAAAGTGGAACATTACGAAATTGCATCTTACGGAACGATGGCGACATACGCCAAACTTTTAGGACAAAAAGAAGTTTTGAAACTCCTCCTGGAAACTTTAAAACAGGAAAAAACCTGCGACAAAGATTTAACCAAACTCGCAAAAACTGAAATCAACCTTAAAGCGAAATAA
- a CDS encoding DJ-1/PfpI family protein — MPLNQNIGADENPKNHQPKDANFVKEKSQKLSMEAHNKGDIKTRVIGVLCDNNVDEDSFNQFKKVLEKEGASCKIIAPKGGKIKGNKGTEIKVDENFLTVTSVCFEAVFVPNGISNEVIKHEVAKHLLNETFKHCKAIAIEGNAIKLLEITHIPADKYDKALLVDKTPKDFVKAIASGRNWDRELHPVVPA, encoded by the coding sequence ATGCCATTAAACCAAAATATCGGCGCAGATGAAAATCCAAAAAATCACCAACCAAAAGATGCCAATTTCGTGAAAGAAAAATCTCAAAAACTTTCAATGGAAGCGCATAACAAAGGCGACATTAAAACAAGAGTCATAGGAGTTTTATGCGATAACAATGTGGATGAAGATTCTTTCAACCAGTTCAAAAAAGTTTTGGAAAAGGAAGGTGCAAGTTGCAAAATTATTGCACCGAAAGGCGGAAAAATAAAAGGAAACAAAGGCACGGAAATAAAAGTGGACGAAAATTTCCTAACGGTAACTTCTGTCTGTTTCGAAGCGGTTTTCGTTCCGAACGGAATTTCTAATGAAGTTATAAAACACGAAGTTGCAAAACATTTGCTGAATGAAACCTTTAAACATTGCAAAGCAATTGCGATTGAAGGAAACGCGATAAAATTGTTAGAAATTACGCACATTCCTGCCGATAAATATGACAAAGCGCTTTTGGTGGATAAAACCCCGAAAGATTTTGTAAAAGCCATTGCATCGGGAAGAAATTGGGATCGTGAACTTCATCCAGTAGTTCCGGCGTAA
- a CDS encoding polyprenyl synthetase family protein — protein sequence MANIVEEIKKPIATEMKLFEQKFYESMQSNVPLLDKVTRFIVTTKGKQMRPMFVFLCSKLVGEVNEKSFRGASMIELIHTATLVHDDVVDESFKRRNFFSINALWKNKIAVLVGDYLLSKAVLLSTDHKDFDLLAVISRTIREMAEGELLQLEKARKLDITEEVYYEIIRQKTATLIAACCEIGVLSNNADEKMAAKMKEFGTLTGMAFQIKDDLFDYLTSNIIGKPVGIDIKEQKMTLPLIYTLRTANETDRKYYFNTIKRYNNDTKRVKELVEFVKKSGGLDYAIGVMKDFHQKAKDILNEFPESESRQSLHLMLDYVIERKF from the coding sequence GTGGCGAATATTGTAGAAGAAATCAAGAAACCGATTGCAACAGAAATGAAACTTTTTGAACAAAAGTTTTATGAGTCGATGCAGAGCAATGTGCCACTTTTAGACAAAGTCACCCGTTTTATCGTTACCACGAAAGGAAAGCAGATGCGCCCAATGTTTGTTTTTCTTTGTTCAAAGTTGGTAGGAGAGGTGAACGAAAAATCCTTTCGGGGAGCTTCTATGATTGAGTTGATTCACACGGCGACTTTGGTTCATGATGATGTGGTGGATGAAAGTTTTAAACGGAGAAACTTCTTTTCTATCAACGCTTTATGGAAAAATAAAATTGCGGTTTTGGTGGGGGATTATCTTTTATCGAAAGCAGTTTTACTTTCAACCGACCATAAAGATTTTGATTTGCTTGCCGTGATTTCACGAACGATTCGAGAAATGGCGGAAGGTGAGCTTTTACAGCTCGAAAAAGCCCGAAAATTAGATATTACAGAGGAGGTTTACTACGAAATAATCCGTCAGAAAACTGCAACCTTGATTGCAGCGTGTTGCGAAATAGGAGTTCTTTCCAATAATGCGGATGAAAAAATGGCCGCCAAAATGAAAGAATTCGGAACTTTAACAGGAATGGCTTTCCAAATTAAGGACGATCTTTTTGATTACCTCACTTCAAACATCATCGGAAAACCGGTTGGAATCGATATTAAAGAGCAGAAAATGACTTTGCCTTTAATCTACACGTTAAGAACTGCGAATGAAACCGACCGAAAATATTACTTCAACACCATTAAACGCTACAACAACGACACGAAAAGGGTGAAAGAATTGGTGGAATTTGTAAAAAAATCAGGCGGACTGGATTATGCGATAGGAGTGATGAAAGATTTCCATCAAAAAGCGAAAGACATCCTCAATGAGTTTCCCGAATCAGAATCCAGACAGTCACTTCATCTCATGTTGGATTATGTAATCGAACGAAAATTCTAA